A window of the Vigna angularis cultivar LongXiaoDou No.4 chromosome 3, ASM1680809v1, whole genome shotgun sequence genome harbors these coding sequences:
- the LOC108342340 gene encoding early nodulin-75 yields MFHMTSLHSLMLLLLGVALLTTPVVANFNIPIYEPPPIGLPPIYQPPPTEKPPPLYNHPFLPPPFFHPPYEKPPYQPPHEKPPPEYQPPHDKPPHENPPPVYQPPFVKPPPVYEPPQVKPPPLYQPPYVKPPPVCEPPHVKPPVYQPPYVKPPPVYKPPHEKPPPVYQPPHEKPPPVYQPPHEKPPPVYQPPHEKPPPVYQPPHQKPPPAYQPPYVKPPPVYEPPHVKPPVYQPPYVKPPPVYQPPHEKPPPVYQPPYVKPPPVYQPPYVKPPPVYQPPYVKPPPVYEPPHEKPPPVYPPPYEKPPPVYQPPYEKPPPVLEPPYKPPGCSPPPYGHFPPSKKT; encoded by the coding sequence ATGTTCCACATGACTTCTTTACACTCACTCATGTTGCTCCTTCTTGGAGTGGCGCTTCTTACTACCCCAGTCGTGGCTAATTTCAACATACCCATTTATGAGCCTCCCCCAATTGGCTTACCACCCATCTATCAACCTCCTCCAACTGAAAAACCACCCCCATTATATAACCATCCGTTCCTTCCTCCACCATTCTTCCATCCTCCGTATGAGAAGCCACCATACCAACCTCCTCACGAAAAACCACCACCAGAGTACCAACCACCTCATGACAAACCACCACACGAGAATCCACCACCAGTGTATCAACCTCCCTTCGTGAAACCACCTCCAGTGTATGAACCTCCTCAAGTTAAGCCACCACCACTGTATCAACCCCCTTATGTAAAGCCACCTCCGGTGTGTGAGCCTCCTCACGTAAAGCCACCAGTGTATCAACCTCCTTACGTAAAGCCACCACCAGTGTATAAACCTCCTCACGAGAAGCCACCACCGGTGTATCAACCTCCTCACGAAAAGCCACCACCGGTTTATCAACCTCCTCACGAGAAGCCACCGCCAGTGTATCAGCCTCCTCACGAAAAGCCACCACCAGTGTATCAACCTCCTCACCAAAAGCCACCACCGGCGTATCAACCTCCCTACGTGAAGCCACCTCCAGTGTATGAACCTCCTCATGTGAAGCCACCAGTATATCAACCTCCCTACGTGAAGCCACCACCGGTGTATCAACCTCCTCACGAAAAGCCACCACCGGTGTATCAACCTCCTTATGTAAAGCCACCACCGGTGTATCAACCTCCTTATGTAAAGCCACCACCGGTGTATCAACCTCCCTACGTGAAGCCACCACCAGTATATGAACCTCCTCACGAGAAACCACCGCCAGTATATCCACCTCCTTACGAGAAGCCACCACCAGTGTATCAACCCCCATATGAAAAACCACCACCAGTGTTGGAACCTCCATACAAGCCACCGGGTTGCAGTCCCCCACCTTATGGTCactttccaccatcaaagaaAACCTAA